The Flavobacterium psychrophilum genome includes a region encoding these proteins:
- a CDS encoding AsmA family protein, producing the protein MIAKARKYLSELHLPRWARLLCGTILTLFILTIALYIGLAWYINTHKKEVQASLLKELNGGLTGKLTVGNMEPTFLKGFPRVSLRLENVTIQDSLFKQHNHTLLKAGELEVAVNIVALLRGTIEIKKISIRNAAIDMYTDEKGYSNTAIAKKKKTKGEEGGGGMFPQLRKLDLENVTLAIDNRQRHKLYKFTVDDLSANVDYSLFGWEADATLKGMAHSMAFNTERGSFIKDKTLDGTFEIVYEDDYIVFAPNRLEIGGEDFTIGAKFQIADDSSDFAINISNESILWRDASHLLSPNISEKLDMFTLKEPIAVKCDLIGDFNDEGDPLIRVNAFIKNNELDTPGGVVSDCSFTGIFTNNHIKDKGMTDANSAIKLYNFRGNYAGLPVNMKKTFILNLDTPVAVGDFSSHFEMSQLKNVIDEDLLTFTKGTADMKVNFKADIVNFKISKPYFTGLVNIKDANVTYVPRKLEFKDVSVGLDFTQDDLNISQIIMKSGKSTVNMEGSVKNFLNLYYTDPQKMVLTWNIYSPQLHLGEFMSFLGSRQNAQAAIRQNKKGNFTKEMNEIFEKSNVDMKLVVDKLYYNKFLATGVKANVLLTDTGVILKNAGLKHANGSLVMNGSMVQKGKNNQFKLNAAVSNVDIRKFFYAFNNFGMTTLDHKNLEGLFSSDINMAGTITDKGTMVPKSMYGKVFFGLKKGKLINFDPVRKVGKFAFPFRDMNNIEFYNLKGDLDIAGEKVTIHPMQINSSVLNMDIEGIYSFGKGTQIYVDVPLRNPKKDKDITDKDELAKRRNRGIVVHLTAEDDKDGNVGVKLGGKKEDK; encoded by the coding sequence ATGATCGCCAAAGCAAGAAAGTATTTATCAGAACTACACCTACCCCGATGGGCGCGGCTACTCTGCGGTACTATACTAACACTGTTTATACTTACCATTGCCCTTTATATAGGCCTTGCATGGTATATAAACACTCATAAAAAAGAAGTTCAGGCTTCACTATTAAAAGAACTTAACGGCGGGCTAACCGGCAAACTTACCGTTGGCAATATGGAACCAACCTTTTTAAAAGGATTTCCGCGTGTGTCGCTTCGGCTTGAAAATGTTACTATTCAGGACAGTCTTTTTAAACAGCATAATCATACGCTATTAAAAGCAGGCGAACTGGAAGTTGCCGTAAATATTGTTGCGCTGTTACGAGGAACTATAGAAATAAAAAAGATAAGCATTCGCAATGCTGCAATAGATATGTACACCGATGAAAAAGGGTACAGCAATACTGCCATTGCAAAGAAAAAGAAAACAAAAGGCGAAGAAGGTGGCGGCGGCATGTTTCCACAATTGCGAAAGCTAGACCTTGAAAATGTAACCCTTGCGATAGACAACCGCCAAAGGCATAAGCTGTATAAATTTACGGTGGATGATCTTTCTGCGAATGTAGATTATTCCCTTTTTGGCTGGGAAGCAGATGCAACCCTTAAAGGCATGGCGCATAGTATGGCGTTTAATACCGAACGGGGAAGTTTCATTAAAGACAAAACTCTTGACGGCACGTTTGAGATTGTATATGAAGATGACTATATTGTTTTTGCCCCTAACCGTTTAGAAATAGGCGGCGAAGATTTTACCATTGGTGCTAAATTCCAGATCGCAGATGATTCGTCAGACTTTGCCATAAACATTAGCAATGAAAGTATACTTTGGCGCGACGCATCGCATTTGCTATCACCCAACATCAGCGAAAAGCTTGATATGTTTACCCTGAAAGAACCTATAGCTGTAAAATGCGACCTTATAGGCGATTTTAACGACGAGGGTGACCCGCTTATCCGTGTTAATGCCTTCATAAAAAACAACGAACTGGACACCCCCGGCGGTGTAGTTTCTGATTGCAGCTTCACGGGTATCTTTACCAACAACCATATAAAAGATAAGGGCATGACCGATGCCAATTCGGCTATAAAACTTTATAATTTTCGGGGTAATTATGCCGGGCTTCCCGTAAACATGAAGAAAACTTTTATCCTTAACCTTGATACTCCTGTTGCTGTTGGCGATTTTAGTTCGCACTTTGAAATGTCGCAACTTAAAAATGTTATCGATGAAGACCTGCTCACCTTTACTAAAGGTACTGCCGATATGAAAGTAAACTTTAAAGCAGATATTGTAAACTTCAAAATATCTAAACCTTACTTTACCGGATTAGTAAATATTAAAGATGCCAATGTTACCTATGTACCCCGTAAGCTGGAATTTAAAGATGTATCTGTGGGACTTGATTTTACTCAGGATGACCTCAACATAAGCCAGATCATCATGAAAAGCGGAAAGAGCACGGTTAACATGGAAGGTTCGGTTAAAAACTTCCTGAACCTGTATTATACCGATCCTCAAAAAATGGTGCTTACGTGGAACATTTATAGCCCACAATTGCACTTGGGCGAGTTCATGAGCTTTTTAGGCAGCAGGCAGAATGCGCAGGCCGCCATTCGCCAGAATAAAAAAGGCAACTTTACCAAAGAGATGAACGAGATCTTTGAGAAAAGCAATGTAGATATGAAGCTTGTAGTAGATAAATTGTACTACAATAAATTCCTTGCTACCGGTGTAAAAGCGAATGTATTGCTTACTGATACGGGAGTTATCCTGAAAAATGCCGGATTAAAACATGCAAACGGCTCATTGGTAATGAATGGCAGCATGGTGCAAAAGGGTAAGAACAACCAATTTAAACTGAATGCCGCTGTAAGTAATGTGGATATAAGGAAATTCTTTTATGCGTTTAATAACTTCGGAATGACAACGCTGGACCATAAGAACCTGGAAGGTTTGTTTTCTTCCGATATTAATATGGCAGGAACGATAACCGACAAAGGTACTATGGTGCCAAAATCAATGTATGGTAAAGTATTCTTCGGACTAAAAAAAGGAAAACTGATAAACTTTGATCCGGTTCGTAAGGTGGGCAAGTTTGCATTCCCATTCCGTGATATGAACAATATTGAATTTTACAACCTGAAAGGCGATCTTGATATCGCCGGAGAGAAAGTTACCATTCACCCGATGCAAATCAATTCGAGTGTCTTGAATATGGATATTGAAGGTATCTATTCGTTTGGCAAAGGCACGCAAATTTATGTAGATGTACCACTACGTAACCCTAAAAAAGATAAAGACATCACTGACAAGGATGAACTCGCAAAACGCCGTAACCGCGGTATCGTGGTACACCTTACAGCCGAAGACGACAAAGACGGCAATGTGGGCGTTAAACTTGGCGGAAAGAAAGAAGATAAGTAG
- a CDS encoding ribosome-binding factor A, which translates to METNRQKKIGALLQNDLVDILQGEIRKNGISNLIISISKVNVTSDLSIAKVHLSVFPSERGGEILAAVRSNAPLIKHDLSQRVKLQLRKVPNLVFYIDDSLDQIEKLDQELKGENNPITNPELLIRRKKS; encoded by the coding sequence ATGGAAACAAACAGGCAAAAAAAGATAGGCGCCTTACTACAAAATGACCTTGTAGACATATTGCAGGGCGAAATAAGGAAAAACGGTATAAGTAACCTTATCATCTCTATATCTAAAGTTAATGTAACTTCAGATCTTTCAATAGCGAAAGTACACCTTAGCGTATTCCCATCTGAAAGAGGTGGCGAAATACTTGCGGCAGTGCGCTCTAATGCACCGCTTATTAAACATGACCTTTCACAGCGTGTAAAACTTCAGCTTCGTAAAGTGCCTAACCTGGTATTTTATATTGACGATTCACTGGATCAGATTGAAAAGCTGGATCAGGAACTTAAGGGAGAAAACAACCCTATTACCAATCCTGAACTACTTATAAGACGTAAAAAGTCGTAA
- a CDS encoding RNA polymerase subunit sigma-70 gives MKTTEQEFLSIIEKHKGLLHKVSRMYMDEPEDREDLFQEIVLQLWKSYGSFRGESQVSTWMYRVAVNTALTFFKREKKKPDNARMHPEMDVKDDIEESHRETQLDYFYKAVQQLNQVEKALIFLFLEGQSHKEIGSNLGITEVNARVKLNRTKDKLQEIIKKQGYEF, from the coding sequence TTGAAAACCACCGAACAGGAGTTTCTATCGATTATTGAAAAGCATAAGGGATTATTGCATAAGGTTTCCAGGATGTACATGGACGAACCGGAAGACAGGGAAGACCTGTTTCAGGAAATCGTACTGCAACTCTGGAAATCGTATGGATCCTTTAGGGGTGAAAGCCAGGTTTCTACCTGGATGTACCGGGTAGCCGTAAATACCGCGCTTACCTTTTTTAAGAGAGAGAAGAAGAAACCGGACAACGCAAGGATGCATCCCGAAATGGATGTTAAAGACGACATTGAGGAATCGCACAGGGAAACACAGCTTGACTATTTTTATAAAGCCGTGCAACAACTAAACCAGGTAGAAAAGGCACTGATATTTCTTTTCCTTGAAGGGCAGTCGCACAAAGAAATAGGCAGCAACCTGGGTATAACAGAGGTAAATGCCCGCGTAAAGCTAAACCGCACCAAAGACAAATTACAGGAAATTATTAAAAAGCAGGGTTATGAATTTTAA
- a CDS encoding DNA metabolism protein: protein MTTYVFDGSFEGLLTSIFEFYDRKEKAVQLIWDRYYQPSMLDEALEVINDEAKAKRVWDGLKKKLSPDWRTRFYKSYLSEDPQTFQDLFDFARYIFDSPAGAEANFGNPYVMAVSKMDKKVNRERHRMKAFIRFQQTADGIYYCPIEPDFNVLPLIVSFFKNRYADQQWIIYDVKRKYGLFYDLHTVQEITYEFVSEIDTKKIVLPTELLDTKEELASILWKDYFNSTNIPARKNMKLHIQHVPKRYWKYLNEKEGKN from the coding sequence ATGACAACCTACGTCTTTGATGGTTCCTTTGAAGGGCTTCTTACTTCCATTTTCGAGTTTTACGATAGGAAGGAAAAGGCTGTGCAGTTAATTTGGGATAGGTATTACCAACCCTCAATGCTGGATGAAGCCCTGGAAGTAATAAACGATGAAGCAAAAGCGAAACGTGTTTGGGACGGACTAAAAAAGAAACTGTCACCCGACTGGCGTACCCGTTTTTATAAGTCGTATTTAAGTGAAGACCCGCAGACTTTTCAGGATTTGTTCGATTTTGCCCGCTATATTTTTGACAGTCCGGCAGGTGCCGAAGCAAACTTTGGTAATCCGTATGTTATGGCGGTTTCTAAAATGGATAAAAAGGTCAACCGAGAAAGGCACCGCATGAAAGCGTTTATACGTTTTCAGCAGACCGCCGATGGTATTTACTACTGTCCGATTGAACCCGACTTTAATGTACTGCCACTTATCGTTTCGTTCTTTAAAAACCGTTATGCCGATCAGCAATGGATTATTTATGACGTTAAACGTAAATACGGACTCTTCTACGACCTGCACACCGTCCAGGAAATTACATATGAATTTGTTTCGGAAATAGACACTAAGAAGATAGTACTCCCAACAGAATTGCTTGACACCAAAGAAGAGCTGGCATCAATACTTTGGAAAGATTATTTTAATAGTACTAATATTCCTGCCCGTAAAAACATGAAGCTCCACATTCAGCACGTTCCAAAACGCTACTGGAAGTATTTGAATGAAAAAGAAGGGAAGAACTAA
- a CDS encoding radical SAM protein — protein MYDRIREKLSILADAAKYDVSCSSSGGNRKNDNKGIGDSSASGICHTYTEDGRCVSLLKILLTNHCIYDCAFCVSRKSNDVQRAAFTVDEVVELTMSFYRRNYIEGLFLSSGIFKNADFTMERLVRIVKRLRLEERFNGYIHLKTIPGASQELLTEAGLYADRMSINLEMPTEIGLKLLAPDKSHEDVKKPLAFIQEGITKFKDEKKTGLIKSVPKFVPAGQSTQMVIGATPESDMEIMYSADEYYKNFSLKRVYYSGYIPISYDTRMPVIGSQPPLLRENRLYQTDWLMRFYGFNVKELLNTKNPHLDTDIDPKLSWALRNLDQFPIDINTADYRMILRVPGIGVQSANKIVQARKFCKLRSDQLQKIGIAYNRAKHFIRCADSPILLNEPDAPHLKNIILADSNSKYLKVPQNQLSLF, from the coding sequence ATGTACGATAGGATAAGAGAGAAATTGAGCATTCTTGCAGACGCGGCAAAGTACGATGTGTCGTGTTCTTCCAGTGGCGGAAACCGTAAAAACGACAACAAAGGTATAGGCGATAGCTCTGCCAGTGGCATCTGCCATACGTATACCGAAGACGGTCGTTGCGTTTCCCTTTTAAAGATTTTGCTGACCAATCATTGCATTTACGACTGCGCTTTTTGTGTGTCGCGTAAAAGCAACGACGTTCAACGCGCTGCTTTTACCGTTGATGAGGTTGTAGAACTTACCATGAGTTTTTACCGCCGTAATTATATCGAGGGATTGTTCCTTAGTTCGGGTATTTTTAAGAATGCCGATTTCACAATGGAACGCCTGGTGCGCATCGTGAAACGCCTTCGCCTTGAAGAGCGCTTTAACGGATATATCCACCTAAAAACTATTCCCGGGGCGAGTCAGGAATTGCTTACCGAAGCCGGATTGTATGCCGACCGTATGAGTATTAACCTTGAAATGCCGACCGAAATAGGTCTGAAGCTTCTGGCACCGGACAAATCGCACGAAGATGTAAAGAAACCGCTGGCTTTTATTCAGGAGGGTATTACCAAATTTAAAGACGAAAAGAAAACCGGACTTATAAAAAGCGTTCCGAAGTTTGTGCCTGCGGGTCAGAGTACTCAAATGGTAATTGGTGCCACACCGGAATCTGACATGGAGATCATGTACAGTGCCGATGAATACTATAAAAACTTCTCACTAAAAAGGGTGTATTACTCGGGGTATATCCCAATTAGTTATGATACCCGCATGCCTGTCATTGGCAGTCAACCACCATTATTGCGTGAAAACCGTTTGTATCAAACCGACTGGCTAATGCGTTTCTACGGCTTCAACGTAAAAGAACTGCTGAATACTAAGAATCCGCATTTAGATACCGATATCGACCCGAAACTAAGCTGGGCATTGCGTAACCTTGACCAGTTTCCGATTGATATTAATACCGCCGATTATCGTATGATACTTCGTGTTCCGGGGATAGGAGTGCAGTCGGCCAATAAAATTGTGCAGGCACGTAAGTTTTGTAAACTCCGTAGCGACCAGTTACAGAAAATAGGAATTGCCTACAATCGTGCAAAGCACTTCATCCGCTGTGCTGATAGCCCAATTTTGCTTAACGAACCCGATGCACCGCACCTTAAGAACATCATCCTTGCCGATAGCAACAGCAAATACCTGAAAGTACCGCAGAATCAATTGAGCTTGTTTTAG
- a CDS encoding multidrug transporter MatE, which produces MTQEIKPTGAVSRFFALLKQSLKGENIDFTQGSIRRAVLLLAIPMMLEMMMESVFALVDLYFVGHLENSSFAVQTVGLTESVLSIIYSIAIGMSMAATAVVARRVGEKDPVAASKAGMQAIVIAIGVNVIIAFFGFIYATDILVLMGSSRHAAEFGTPFMQIMMGGSFVIMLLFLFNGIFRGAGNAAIAMRSLWIANFFNIILCAILVPGWGPFPAMGLTGAAIATTIGRTIGVLYQLYNLFNGKGMLKVAASYFIPDMEQIKALVKIAAPGVLQFVIASGSWIFLAEVVATTGGDEGSAGYQSALRIMMFFMLPAWGLSGAAATLVGQNLGAKLTDRAERSVFVTAKFNVIYMGVIMVVCLLAADPMMWFFTNNADVHDIAVEAIQILSAGYIFYGIGMVLLNAFNGAGDTKTPTWVNFFGFWLFQIPMAFFLAKHLQWGPTGVFWAIPVAETAMTIATIILFKRGRWKRIQV; this is translated from the coding sequence ATGACACAGGAAATAAAACCTACCGGTGCAGTATCCCGATTTTTCGCACTGCTCAAGCAATCCCTTAAAGGAGAAAATATAGACTTTACGCAAGGCAGCATTCGCCGTGCTGTACTTTTGCTAGCCATACCCATGATGCTCGAAATGATGATGGAATCAGTCTTTGCACTGGTCGATCTTTATTTTGTAGGGCACCTTGAAAACAGCAGCTTTGCTGTTCAGACCGTAGGCTTAACCGAATCGGTATTATCCATAATCTATTCTATCGCTATAGGTATGAGCATGGCTGCAACAGCAGTTGTTGCCCGCCGTGTAGGCGAGAAAGATCCGGTAGCAGCCTCTAAAGCAGGCATGCAGGCTATTGTTATAGCTATTGGCGTAAATGTGATCATAGCATTCTTCGGATTCATATACGCCACCGATATACTGGTATTAATGGGATCATCCCGCCATGCAGCAGAATTTGGCACACCATTTATGCAGATCATGATGGGCGGTAGCTTTGTAATTATGCTGTTGTTTCTTTTCAACGGAATCTTCCGCGGGGCGGGTAATGCCGCTATCGCGATGCGTAGCCTTTGGATAGCCAACTTTTTCAACATTATACTTTGCGCAATTTTAGTTCCGGGATGGGGACCATTCCCAGCTATGGGACTTACAGGTGCAGCTATTGCTACAACCATAGGCCGTACCATTGGTGTACTGTATCAGTTATACAACCTGTTTAACGGCAAAGGCATGCTTAAGGTTGCAGCATCGTACTTTATTCCGGATATGGAACAAATAAAAGCATTGGTAAAAATTGCTGCACCCGGTGTATTGCAATTTGTTATAGCATCCGGCAGCTGGATATTTCTGGCGGAAGTAGTTGCAACCACCGGCGGCGATGAAGGGTCGGCGGGATACCAGAGCGCGCTGCGTATAATGATGTTCTTTATGCTTCCTGCATGGGGACTAAGCGGTGCTGCCGCAACACTGGTAGGTCAGAACCTTGGCGCCAAGCTAACCGACAGAGCCGAGCGATCGGTTTTTGTGACTGCAAAATTCAACGTTATTTATATGGGAGTCATTATGGTGGTGTGCCTTTTGGCCGCCGACCCCATGATGTGGTTCTTTACCAATAATGCCGATGTACATGATATTGCGGTAGAAGCAATACAAATACTTAGTGCCGGATACATATTTTACGGTATAGGCATGGTACTGCTTAACGCCTTTAACGGTGCCGGCGATACCAAAACACCTACATGGGTCAACTTTTTTGGCTTTTGGCTATTCCAGATACCAATGGCATTTTTCCTGGCGAAACATTTACAATGGGGACCGACCGGCGTATTCTGGGCAATACCCGTTGCAGAGACCGCAATGACTATTGCCACCATCATTTTATTTAAAAGAGGACGCTGGAAACGTATTCAGGTATAA
- a CDS encoding cold-shock protein: MKSGVVKFFNEEKGFGFIVPNDGTADVFVHISGVVDRIRENDSVEYEVENGKKGLTAVNVTVVG; this comes from the coding sequence ATGAAATCAGGAGTTGTAAAGTTCTTCAACGAAGAAAAAGGATTTGGATTTATTGTACCGAATGACGGAACTGCAGATGTGTTTGTACACATTTCAGGTGTAGTTGATCGTATCAGGGAAAATGATTCAGTAGAGTACGAAGTGGAAAATGGCAAAAAAGGCCTTACCGCTGTTAACGTTACAGTAGTAGGATAA
- a CDS encoding cupin has product MKKLSQFETLVIDEFEEEKFHLPSHSHTYYELIYIVSGEGIHQLNNNLIAYTAGDLFAISPDDEHYFDIQKLTRFVYIKFTDSYFTSKKNLATDDLLINTPYQFMREKLLKESVLKLDEPCRTILKNTVGNITAYKCRKDVSVSPIVFYQILSIFGLIKEAMKGMELPAQGCDFNNKQIIAYIHQNIYSPAQVQVKAIATHFNIAQSYFSAYFKRNFGMTYRDYINNLRTQLIEKRIADRNMPIKQIAHEFGFTDESHLSNYFKKRKNIKPSEFGK; this is encoded by the coding sequence ATGAAAAAACTAAGTCAGTTTGAGACCCTGGTTATTGATGAGTTTGAAGAAGAGAAATTTCACCTGCCATCGCACAGCCATACCTACTATGAGCTGATCTACATTGTGAGTGGCGAGGGTATACACCAGCTGAACAACAACCTGATAGCATATACTGCGGGCGACCTGTTTGCGATTTCTCCCGATGATGAACATTACTTCGATATACAGAAACTCACGCGCTTTGTGTATATAAAGTTTACAGATAGTTACTTTACTTCTAAGAAAAATCTGGCTACCGACGACCTGCTTATCAACACGCCGTACCAGTTTATGCGCGAAAAACTACTTAAGGAAAGCGTGCTGAAACTAGACGAGCCCTGCCGTACCATCTTAAAAAACACGGTAGGTAATATCACAGCCTACAAATGCCGTAAGGACGTTTCAGTTTCGCCCATAGTGTTTTACCAGATCCTCTCGATATTCGGACTGATAAAAGAAGCCATGAAGGGTATGGAACTTCCGGCGCAGGGTTGTGACTTTAACAACAAGCAGATCATTGCCTACATACACCAGAATATTTACAGTCCGGCGCAGGTGCAGGTTAAGGCTATTGCCACGCATTTTAATATTGCCCAAAGCTACTTCAGCGCCTACTTTAAGCGCAACTTTGGCATGACCTATCGCGACTACATCAATAACCTGCGTACCCAGCTTATCGAAAAGCGTATTGCCGACCGCAACATGCCCATTAAGCAGATTGCACACGAGTTTGGCTTTACCGACGAAAGCCACCTTTCCAACTATTTTAAAAAACGGAAGAATATTAAGCCGAGCGAGTTTGGGAAGTAG